Proteins from one Gemmatimonadota bacterium genomic window:
- a CDS encoding dihydroorotase family protein: MRKDGREYTMASTFDLLVTDGLVVNHDGVTAATVAVRDGRIAGVLEPDARPDSAQQISAKGLHVLPGLIDPHVHLRSPGHEEREDPVSGTSAAAAGGITTLLEMPISPVAASSAEGVRKRGEAIGANALIDFGLYGAAGHENVDLIAEVAEAGAVAFKTFLTAPPTHREGEFFGLWCLDYSLLRDVMAATAATGLRHSFHCENWPMIETLIAQLSAQGRNDGLAHAESRPSIVEDTSVAIMMSLAAEAGGPVEVVHLSSPRAAQMVKEAKARGLDVIAETCPQYLFLTDQVLSVHRGFAKCNPALRPAEEVEALWSYLHDGTLEFVGSDHSPFRPEEKEGDDIFAIPPGLPGLESMAPLMLTAVNDGRLSITDLVRLMSTRQAEIFRLPGKGRIAIGNDADLTFVDLDARWTFDRNQCFTKARDVMRIVHGMPMKGRVQRTMVRGETVYEDGRITGRPGYGRWLKPN; encoded by the coding sequence ATGCGTAAGGACGGACGGGAGTACACCATGGCTTCCACCTTCGATCTACTCGTAACCGACGGCCTGGTCGTCAACCACGATGGCGTGACTGCCGCCACGGTCGCCGTGCGGGACGGACGCATCGCGGGCGTGCTCGAACCCGACGCCCGGCCCGATAGCGCACAGCAGATATCCGCGAAGGGCCTGCATGTGCTGCCCGGCCTGATCGATCCCCACGTGCATCTCAGGTCGCCCGGCCACGAAGAGCGGGAAGACCCCGTCTCCGGCACGAGCGCCGCGGCCGCCGGCGGCATCACGACCCTGCTCGAGATGCCCATCTCTCCGGTTGCGGCCAGTTCCGCCGAGGGAGTCCGGAAGCGGGGCGAGGCCATCGGCGCGAATGCGCTGATCGATTTCGGTCTATACGGCGCGGCCGGCCATGAGAACGTGGACCTCATCGCCGAGGTGGCCGAAGCGGGCGCCGTGGCCTTCAAGACCTTCCTGACCGCGCCCCCGACCCATCGCGAGGGTGAGTTCTTCGGCCTCTGGTGCCTGGACTACTCGCTGCTGCGGGACGTCATGGCCGCTACGGCCGCCACGGGCCTGCGCCACAGCTTCCACTGCGAGAACTGGCCCATGATCGAGACGCTCATCGCGCAGCTGTCCGCCCAGGGCCGCAACGACGGCCTGGCCCACGCGGAAAGCCGGCCCTCCATCGTGGAAGACACCTCGGTCGCCATCATGATGAGCCTGGCCGCCGAGGCGGGCGGTCCCGTGGAGGTCGTGCACCTCTCGAGCCCCCGGGCCGCGCAGATGGTGAAGGAGGCCAAGGCGCGGGGCCTCGACGTCATCGCCGAGACCTGTCCCCAGTACCTCTTCCTGACCGACCAGGTCCTGTCCGTGCATCGCGGTTTCGCCAAGTGCAACCCGGCCCTGCGGCCGGCCGAAGAGGTGGAAGCGCTCTGGTCCTACCTGCACGACGGCACCCTGGAGTTCGTCGGCAGCGACCATTCACCATTCCGGCCGGAAGAGAAGGAAGGGGACGACATCTTCGCCATTCCGCCCGGCCTGCCCGGCCTGGAATCCATGGCACCCCTGATGCTGACCGCGGTCAACGACGGGCGCCTGTCGATTACCGACCTGGTACGGCTGATGTCGACCCGCCAGGCCGAGATCTTCCGGCTTCCGGGCAAGGGACGGATCGCCATCGGAAACGATGCCGATCTCACCTTCGTGGACCTGGACGCGCGGTGGACCTTCGACCGGAACCAGTGCTTCACCAAGGCCAGGGATGTCATGCGCATCGTGCACGGCATGCCCATGAAGGGCCGCGTCCAGCGTACCATGGTGCGCGGGGAGACGGTGTACGAGGACGGCAGGATCACGGGCCGGCCCGGTTACGGCCGGTGGCTTAAGCCCAACTGA
- a CDS encoding dihydrodipicolinate synthase family protein, which produces MAVPDPRGVYTIAPTPFEEDGSLDTGSLSTLTNFLIDLGIDGITVLGVLGETSKLVEAERDLVIAGVVEAAAGRIPVCAGTSHTGTDGCVALSRRAEELGASSLMVAPPKLARGTDEALLAHYLKVADAVSIPLVIQDHPTSSGVQMSIDFIATVADQSPQCRFLKLEEEPTPRKASQVLAANPDVEIFGGLGGVMLLEELRHGCMGTMTGFAYPDILKDIHTKYMSGDIDGATETFYRYCPLIRFEAQTGIGLSIRKNVYRRRGAIKTARARQPYVPLDDGTLADLNDLLTRLGLE; this is translated from the coding sequence ATGGCAGTTCCAGATCCCAGGGGCGTGTATACCATTGCGCCGACGCCCTTCGAAGAAGACGGCAGCCTGGATACAGGCAGCCTCTCGACCCTTACCAACTTCCTCATCGACCTGGGGATCGACGGGATCACCGTCCTGGGTGTCCTGGGAGAAACCAGCAAACTGGTCGAAGCCGAACGGGACCTCGTCATCGCAGGCGTGGTCGAAGCCGCCGCGGGTCGGATCCCGGTCTGCGCCGGAACCAGCCACACGGGGACGGACGGATGCGTCGCACTCAGCCGCCGGGCCGAGGAACTGGGCGCTTCCTCGCTCATGGTGGCGCCGCCGAAGCTGGCCAGGGGCACGGACGAGGCCCTGCTCGCCCACTACCTGAAGGTGGCCGACGCCGTATCCATACCTCTCGTGATCCAGGACCACCCCACCAGCAGCGGCGTCCAGATGAGCATCGACTTCATCGCGACGGTGGCCGACCAGTCTCCGCAATGCCGGTTTCTCAAGCTGGAAGAAGAGCCGACTCCGCGCAAGGCCAGCCAGGTGCTCGCGGCCAATCCCGACGTGGAGATCTTCGGCGGACTGGGCGGCGTCATGCTTCTTGAGGAACTGCGCCACGGCTGCATGGGCACCATGACCGGCTTCGCCTACCCCGATATCCTGAAGGACATCCACACGAAGTACATGTCCGGCGACATCGACGGCGCTACCGAGACCTTCTACAGGTACTGTCCCCTGATCCGCTTCGAGGCCCAGACCGGCATCGGGTTGTCCATCCGCAAGAACGTCTACCGGCGGCGCGGCGCCATCAAGACCGCCCGGGCGCGCCAGCCCTACGTCCCCCTGGACGACGGGACCCTGGCGGACCTGAACGATCTGCTGACGCGACTCGGATTGGAGTGA